A single Bacteroidales bacterium DNA region contains:
- a CDS encoding alpha/beta hydrolase-fold protein has translation MKKWFFAGIAFFLVTLQCRPQSFDAFIAHLDALPENQRTPVVDSFMVAAAPSGFPYITTDTVRFIYRGNAATVQVAGDFNGWNPATDSLTKINGTDFFHFSKKFEMDARLDYKYVLNGSNWVLDPLNPHTVSGGYGPNSELAMPEYVQPWEIETYPGIEMGTVVTDQIFSTFVNKSFQLKVYLPAGYDPLLTTRYPAVYFQDGYEYISLGYADRVLDNLIDSALCCPVIGVFVRPNDRNTEYAGGLREEYQSFFASELVPYIDGKYLTLAQPNARAVIGDSYGGNISALISYHHSDLFGKCGLHSAAFQPNNYEAYQLITLGEVKPVQWVSIWGTYESLWQNMRDFRDFLLSNGYALSWQELPEGHSWGLWRATLDVMLPCFFPPAFMGTGDNVLPERDQLKAFPNPVINQLNVAFTLPESLTACYHLFSSSGQLVFEMSADLHAGDQFFQLDTGRYCPGLYLLSIEAGTLRWREKIAIVE, from the coding sequence ATGAAAAAATGGTTTTTTGCTGGTATTGCGTTCTTTTTAGTAACACTTCAATGTCGGCCGCAGAGCTTTGACGCTTTCATTGCACATTTGGATGCTCTTCCTGAGAACCAGCGCACCCCGGTTGTTGACAGCTTCATGGTAGCAGCTGCACCTTCAGGATTTCCGTACATCACCACCGATACGGTGCGTTTCATCTACCGTGGAAATGCCGCAACGGTGCAGGTCGCCGGGGATTTTAACGGATGGAATCCCGCAACAGACAGCCTTACGAAGATCAATGGGACAGATTTTTTCCATTTTTCGAAAAAATTTGAAATGGATGCCCGGCTGGATTACAAGTATGTTCTGAATGGCTCCAACTGGGTGCTGGATCCTTTAAATCCTCATACGGTATCGGGAGGCTATGGACCGAATTCAGAGCTGGCCATGCCGGAATATGTGCAACCCTGGGAAATAGAGACCTACCCGGGGATAGAAATGGGAACCGTCGTGACCGATCAGATTTTCAGCACCTTTGTCAATAAGTCGTTTCAGCTGAAGGTTTATCTTCCGGCAGGGTACGACCCGTTACTTACCACACGATATCCTGCAGTTTATTTTCAGGATGGTTATGAGTACATTAGCCTGGGTTATGCCGATAGGGTACTGGACAACCTGATCGACAGTGCACTCTGTTGCCCGGTGATTGGCGTGTTCGTGCGTCCCAACGACCGGAACACCGAGTATGCAGGAGGGCTCCGGGAGGAGTACCAGTCCTTTTTTGCCAGCGAGCTGGTTCCTTACATCGACGGGAAATACCTTACTCTGGCACAACCCAATGCCCGCGCCGTGATCGGGGATTCTTACGGCGGAAACATTTCCGCGTTGATCAGTTATCATCATTCCGACCTGTTCGGAAAATGCGGACTGCACTCTGCCGCTTTTCAACCGAACAATTATGAGGCATACCAGTTGATCACCCTGGGGGAGGTGAAGCCGGTCCAATGGGTTTCGATCTGGGGCACCTACGAGAGCCTATGGCAAAATATGCGTGATTTCCGCGATTTTCTGCTCAGCAACGGTTATGCGCTCTCCTGGCAGGAGTTGCCGGAAGGACACAGCTGGGGCCTCTGGCGCGCCACCCTTGATGTAATGTTACCCTGTTTTTTTCCGCCGGCGTTCATGGGCACAGGCGACAACGTGCTTCCCGAAAGGGATCAGCTGAAAGCTTTTCCAAATCCCGTAATCAATCAGCTTAATGTGGCCTTTACGCTCCCTGAGTCATTGACAGCCTGTTATCATCTATTTTCCTCATCAGGACAACTGGTATTTGAAATGAGTGCTGATCTGCATGCCGGTGATCAGTTTTTTCAACTGGATACCGGTCGGTATTGCCCCGGTCTTTATCTTTTATCAATAGAGGCAGGAACTTTAAGATGGCGTGAAAAGATTGCGATCGTGGAGTGA
- a CDS encoding cation:proton antiporter yields MNTYTILIIISSLIIFSYLFDIIARRTRFPSVLLLLLTGIGLQIIVTAFHLPTIDLFVILPTLGTVGLILIVFEGALELKYEKNRNKLIRRSFLSALIILLASAALIGWIIHLLTDFPYQICFLNAVPFSVISSAIAIPSVSNLEREKKEFVVYESTFSDILGIVLFNFLLINEEINTSSFVWLGLDTLIIVVISSVFCLLLLYIIGRINHPVKFFLILAILILVYSLGRLWHLSTLIIVLALGLFLNNADQIRLPFFRKYFMYPRYREDLLQLHRLSAESAFLVRTFFFVIFGFIISLHELNNWGVARYGLIILAVIYFIRAVYLKCFNRSGLRPELFIIPRGLISILLFLTIPGTFRIPGIDNGLLFLVILATSILMSVGLMTFRNESRTA; encoded by the coding sequence ATGAATACCTATACGATCCTGATCATCATCAGCAGTCTGATCATCTTTTCTTACCTGTTCGATATCATAGCACGCCGGACCAGGTTTCCCTCCGTTTTACTGCTGCTTCTGACGGGGATTGGACTGCAGATCATTGTAACGGCATTTCATCTGCCCACAATTGACCTTTTTGTCATCCTTCCTACCCTGGGCACCGTGGGACTCATTTTGATCGTGTTCGAAGGTGCACTTGAACTCAAGTATGAAAAGAACCGGAACAAACTGATACGCAGGTCGTTTTTATCAGCGCTGATCATACTTCTTGCGTCCGCAGCTCTGATCGGATGGATCATCCACCTGCTCACGGATTTCCCCTACCAGATTTGTTTCCTCAACGCGGTTCCGTTCAGCGTGATCAGCTCTGCCATTGCCATCCCGTCGGTCTCCAACCTTGAAAGGGAGAAGAAGGAATTCGTTGTTTATGAGTCAACCTTCTCCGACATTCTTGGCATTGTTCTGTTTAACTTTCTGTTAATCAATGAAGAGATAAATACCTCCTCTTTTGTGTGGCTCGGTTTGGATACCCTTATCATCGTGGTGATCTCCTCCGTTTTTTGCCTTCTGCTCCTGTACATCATCGGGCGCATCAATCACCCGGTTAAATTTTTCCTGATTTTGGCCATCCTGATCCTGGTCTACAGTCTGGGCCGATTGTGGCACCTGTCAACCCTCATCATCGTGCTGGCTCTGGGATTGTTTTTGAACAATGCGGACCAGATCCGGCTGCCATTTTTCAGGAAATATTTTATGTATCCCAGATACAGGGAAGATCTCCTTCAGCTTCACCGTTTATCGGCAGAAAGTGCCTTCCTGGTGCGAACCTTTTTTTTCGTCATCTTTGGATTTATCATCAGCCTCCATGAATTGAACAACTGGGGAGTCGCCAGGTACGGATTGATCATTCTGGCTGTCATTTATTTCATCCGTGCAGTGTACCTCAAATGCTTCAACCGTTCGGGCCTGAGGCCTGAACTCTTCATAATTCCCCGGGGACTGATCAGTATTTTATTGTTTTTGACCATTCCCGGCACTTTTAGAATTCCTGGTATCGACAACGGACTATTGTTTCTGGTCATCCTGGCAACCAGCATCCTCATGTCGGTCGGGCTGATGACATTCCGAAATGAATCACGCACAGCCTGA